Proteins encoded in a region of the Frondihabitans sp. 762G35 genome:
- a CDS encoding heavy metal translocating P-type ATPase — MTCASCAQRVERKLNRIPGATAAVNLATERARVELPAGVSDDDAVAAVSAAGYGASIRQEPRPTRPAPDAPSDTSGHDHDHAAGQEHDHGSAGALRQRLVVSAVLTVPVFLMSMIPALQFANWQWLAFALAAPVAVWGALPFHRTAWRQARHLAVGMDTLISLGVIASFGWSVSALFWGGAGAPGMHMTLQLVGRADASSQDVYLEVAAAVTTFLLAGRYLEARARERSGRDLHALLDLGATEATRLVDGREERVDASSLAVGDVFVVRPGEKVATDGVVVAGSSAVDASLLTGESVPVEVAEGDAVAGGTLNAGGHLTVRASRVGRDTQLAHIAHLVEEAQTGKARVQRLADRVSGIFVPVVILLAALTFVGWLVTGHSVELAVTAAVATIIIACPCALGLATPTALLVGTGRGARRGVLIRGPQMLEQAGTVDTVVLDKTGTLTTGVMTVARVTVADGESQDALLRSAAALESLSEHPVGRAIAQAAPASDRPDTRDFVSTRGLGVSGTVDGSVVAVGRPAWLASAWAVVLDDRLAAAVADAEADGLTAVAVARDGRALGVVAVGDEVRATSREAVDELRALGLEPILLTGDNERAARAVAGRVGIDRVVAGVLPDGKLAEIRRLQAEGRIVAMVGDGVNDAAALAGANLGIALGGGTDAAIEASDITLVRDDPTLVAESIRLSRRTLRIIRSNLFWAFAYNVAALPIAMLGLLNPVVSGLAMALSSLVVVGNSLRLRR, encoded by the coding sequence ATGACCTGCGCGTCGTGCGCGCAGCGGGTCGAGCGGAAACTGAACCGGATCCCGGGCGCCACCGCCGCCGTCAACCTGGCCACCGAGCGCGCCCGCGTCGAGCTCCCGGCCGGGGTCTCCGACGATGACGCCGTGGCGGCCGTGTCCGCCGCGGGATACGGCGCGAGCATCCGGCAGGAGCCGCGGCCCACGCGCCCCGCTCCCGACGCCCCCTCCGACACCTCGGGCCACGACCACGACCACGCGGCCGGACAGGAGCACGACCACGGCTCGGCCGGCGCCCTGCGCCAGCGCCTGGTCGTCTCGGCCGTCCTCACGGTCCCGGTCTTCCTGATGTCGATGATCCCGGCCCTGCAGTTCGCGAACTGGCAGTGGCTCGCGTTCGCGCTGGCCGCTCCGGTCGCCGTCTGGGGGGCTCTGCCCTTCCACCGGACCGCCTGGCGGCAGGCCCGTCACCTGGCCGTCGGCATGGACACCCTGATCAGTCTCGGCGTCATCGCCTCCTTCGGCTGGTCGGTCTCCGCGCTGTTCTGGGGCGGGGCGGGGGCGCCGGGCATGCACATGACGCTGCAGCTCGTCGGGCGGGCCGACGCCTCCTCGCAGGACGTCTACCTCGAGGTCGCAGCCGCCGTCACCACGTTCCTCCTGGCCGGCCGGTACCTCGAGGCCCGAGCGCGGGAGCGCAGCGGCCGAGACCTCCACGCGCTCCTCGACCTCGGGGCCACGGAGGCCACGAGGCTCGTCGACGGTCGCGAGGAGCGGGTCGACGCGTCCTCTCTCGCCGTCGGCGACGTCTTCGTCGTCCGCCCGGGCGAGAAGGTCGCGACCGACGGCGTCGTCGTCGCCGGCTCGTCGGCTGTCGACGCGAGTCTCCTGACGGGGGAGTCCGTCCCCGTCGAGGTGGCCGAGGGCGATGCCGTCGCCGGCGGCACCCTGAACGCCGGCGGGCATCTCACCGTCCGCGCGAGCAGAGTCGGGCGCGACACGCAGCTCGCGCACATCGCACACCTGGTCGAGGAGGCGCAGACCGGCAAGGCACGGGTCCAGCGTCTCGCCGACCGGGTGTCCGGGATCTTCGTGCCCGTCGTGATCCTGCTGGCCGCCCTGACGTTCGTCGGCTGGCTCGTCACGGGGCACTCCGTCGAACTCGCCGTGACCGCCGCCGTCGCGACGATCATCATCGCCTGCCCGTGCGCTCTGGGGCTCGCGACCCCGACGGCTCTCCTCGTCGGGACGGGGCGCGGCGCGCGCCGGGGCGTGCTGATCCGCGGTCCGCAGATGCTCGAGCAGGCGGGCACGGTCGACACGGTCGTCCTCGACAAGACGGGCACCCTGACGACCGGCGTCATGACGGTGGCTCGCGTCACGGTCGCGGACGGCGAATCGCAGGATGCCCTCCTCCGGTCGGCCGCCGCGCTCGAGTCGCTCTCCGAGCACCCGGTCGGTCGCGCCATCGCGCAGGCCGCTCCGGCGTCCGACCGTCCCGACACCCGCGACTTCGTCTCGACCCGCGGGCTCGGCGTGAGCGGTACGGTCGACGGGTCCGTCGTCGCGGTGGGCCGCCCGGCCTGGCTCGCCTCCGCGTGGGCGGTCGTCCTCGACGACCGACTCGCCGCCGCCGTGGCGGACGCCGAGGCCGACGGTCTGACGGCCGTCGCCGTCGCCCGGGACGGGCGCGCCCTCGGGGTCGTCGCGGTGGGCGACGAGGTCCGGGCGACGAGCCGCGAGGCCGTCGACGAGCTCCGCGCCCTCGGGCTCGAGCCGATCCTCCTCACCGGCGACAACGAGCGGGCGGCCCGCGCGGTCGCCGGACGCGTCGGCATCGACCGGGTGGTCGCCGGAGTCCTCCCCGACGGGAAGCTCGCCGAGATCCGCCGGTTGCAGGCGGAGGGACGCATCGTCGCGATGGTCGGCGACGGCGTGAACGACGCCGCGGCCCTGGCCGGGGCGAACCTCGGCATCGCCCTCGGGGGCGGGACGGACGCCGCGATCGAGGCGAGCGACATCACCCTCGTGCGCGACGACCCGACGCTGGTGGCGGAGTCGATCCGGCTGTCGAGGCGGACCCTCCGGATCATCAGGAGCAATCTGTTCTGGGCCTTCGCCTACAACGTGGCTGCCCTGCCGATCGCCATGCTGGGTCTTCTCAACCCCGTGGTGTCCGGGCTCGCCATGGCGCTGTCGTCGCTCGTCGTCGTGGGGAACAGCCTGCGGCTCCGGCGCTGA
- a CDS encoding heavy-metal-associated domain-containing protein, whose product MTTTTYLVDGMTCVHCVRAVTTELSAVDGVTGVDVELRPGASSAVLVTSAAPLDDALVREAVDEAGYGVADRS is encoded by the coding sequence ATGACCACCACCACCTACCTCGTCGACGGAATGACCTGCGTGCACTGCGTCCGCGCCGTCACGACCGAGCTCTCCGCCGTCGACGGGGTGACCGGTGTCGACGTCGAGCTGCGCCCGGGCGCCTCGAGCGCGGTCCTCGTCACGAGCGCCGCCCCGCTCGACGACGCTCTCGTCCGCGAGGCCGTCGACGAGGCCGGGTACGGCGTGGCCGACCGCTCGTGA
- a CDS encoding metal-sensitive transcriptional regulator, with the protein MEHEHTSVGYARDKAVIIKRLKRAEGQVRGIQRMVEDDTYCIDILTQVSAATRALETVALQLLEDHLAHCVAQAAREGGDVADQKVREASAAIARLVRS; encoded by the coding sequence ATGGAACACGAGCACACGAGCGTCGGGTACGCCCGAGACAAGGCCGTGATCATCAAGAGGCTCAAGCGAGCAGAGGGGCAGGTCCGGGGCATCCAGCGGATGGTCGAGGACGACACCTACTGCATCGACATCCTCACGCAGGTCTCCGCCGCCACCAGGGCGCTCGAGACCGTCGCGCTCCAGCTCCTCGAGGACCACCTCGCCCACTGCGTCGCCCAGGCGGCCCGGGAGGGCGGCGACGTGGCCGATCAGAAGGTGCGGGAGGCGTCGGCCGCGATCGCGCGACTGGTGCGCTCGTGA
- a CDS encoding phosphomannomutase/phosphoglucomutase, whose product MTSETPVDLTAFVKTYDVRGLVGSQLTPEVVEAFGAAFADEIGSGADEIVVGHDMRDSSPGFAEAFSRGATARGANVTLLGLCSTDETYFASGSRNAPAAMFTASHNPATYNGIKFSRAGAQGISLDTGLSSIRDRAAGFLADGITAGGERGTVTPFDALPSYAAYLRQLVDLSAIRPIKIVVDAGNGMGGLTVPAVLGTAAGLPELPIEIIPLYFELDGTFPNHEANPLEPANLVDLQKAVVEHGADLGLAFDGDADRCFVVDEKGDAVTPSAVAAIVAVREIARVRAAAPDESISVIHNLITSRAVPEAIEQAGATPVRTRVGHSLIKDEMKATGAIFGGEHSAHYYFRDFWGADNGMLAALHVLAEFGAGPDPLSVLTDRYTPYSASGEINSTVVDVPAAYARIVDAYTGKGDFDELDGLTVSGSYDDGEFWWFNVRPSNTEPLLRLNAEAATPSGMARVRDAVLALIRQ is encoded by the coding sequence ATGACTTCTGAAACGCCCGTAGACCTCACCGCCTTCGTCAAGACCTACGACGTCCGCGGCCTGGTCGGCTCCCAGCTCACGCCCGAGGTCGTCGAGGCCTTCGGTGCCGCGTTCGCCGACGAGATCGGCTCCGGCGCCGACGAGATCGTCGTCGGCCACGACATGCGCGACTCGTCGCCGGGCTTCGCCGAGGCGTTCTCGCGCGGCGCGACGGCGCGCGGTGCGAACGTGACGCTGCTCGGACTCTGCTCGACCGACGAGACGTACTTCGCCTCCGGATCGCGGAACGCTCCCGCCGCCATGTTCACGGCGAGCCACAACCCGGCCACCTACAACGGCATCAAGTTCTCCCGCGCCGGAGCCCAGGGCATCAGCCTCGACACGGGCCTCTCGTCGATCCGCGACCGTGCAGCGGGCTTCCTCGCCGACGGCATCACGGCGGGCGGCGAGCGGGGCACGGTCACGCCGTTCGACGCGCTGCCCTCCTACGCGGCGTACCTCCGCCAGCTCGTCGACCTCTCGGCGATCCGCCCCATCAAGATCGTCGTGGACGCCGGCAACGGCATGGGCGGCCTCACGGTGCCGGCCGTCCTCGGCACGGCCGCGGGCCTTCCCGAGCTGCCCATCGAGATCATCCCGCTCTACTTCGAGCTCGACGGCACCTTCCCCAACCACGAGGCGAACCCCCTCGAGCCCGCGAACCTCGTCGACCTCCAGAAGGCCGTCGTGGAGCACGGCGCCGACCTGGGTCTCGCCTTCGACGGCGACGCCGACCGCTGCTTCGTCGTCGACGAGAAGGGCGACGCCGTCACCCCCTCGGCGGTGGCCGCCATCGTGGCCGTCCGCGAGATCGCCCGAGTCCGCGCCGCCGCGCCCGACGAGTCGATCTCGGTCATCCACAACCTCATCACGTCGCGCGCCGTCCCCGAGGCGATCGAGCAGGCCGGAGCGACCCCGGTCCGCACGCGCGTCGGCCACTCGCTGATCAAGGACGAGATGAAGGCCACCGGCGCCATCTTCGGCGGCGAGCACTCCGCGCACTACTACTTCCGCGACTTCTGGGGTGCCGACAACGGCATGCTGGCCGCGCTCCACGTGCTCGCCGAGTTCGGCGCCGGGCCCGACCCGCTGTCCGTGCTCACCGACCGCTACACGCCCTACTCCGCCAGCGGTGAGATCAACTCGACCGTCGTGGACGTCCCCGCCGCCTACGCACGCATCGTGGACGCCTACACCGGCAAGGGCGACTTCGACGAGCTCGACGGTCTCACGGTCTCGGGCTCGTACGACGACGGCGAGTTCTGGTGGTTCAACGTGCGGCCGTCGAACACGGAGCCGCTGCTGCGCCTCAACGCCGAGGCGGCGACGCCGAGCGGCATGGCGCGCGTGCGCGACGCCGTGCTCGCGCTCATCCGCCAGTAG
- a CDS encoding DUF3499 family protein, producing MNGRPCSKVTCQNEAVATLTYDYADSMAVVGPLSTTVEPHGYDLCERHAERLSAPQGWQVVRHVVLGNDF from the coding sequence ATGAACGGGCGACCCTGCAGCAAGGTCACGTGCCAGAACGAGGCCGTGGCGACTCTGACGTACGACTACGCCGACTCGATGGCGGTCGTCGGGCCGCTCAGCACGACCGTTGAGCCTCACGGCTACGACCTCTGCGAGCGGCACGCCGAGCGGTTGTCCGCTCCGCAGGGGTGGCAGGTCGTCCGGCATGTAGTTTTGGGGAATGACTTCTGA
- a CDS encoding metallopeptidase family protein → MARPPRVRSSGRAAFRDRHGRGLRSSAAGPHLPFLRTRIDLFDDIVASTAHYLKELWPDELDDVVFRVAGLPQRAPESSFERFRVDKSKRVVTFYRLPIERLTRTPESRQQGDAEWQHRALVEGYVFRAVGDLLGKDPWELAPDRYR, encoded by the coding sequence ATGGCCAGACCTCCGCGCGTCCGCTCGTCCGGCCGGGCCGCTTTCCGCGACCGCCACGGCCGCGGGCTGCGCTCGAGCGCGGCAGGTCCCCACCTGCCGTTCCTCCGCACGCGCATCGACCTCTTCGACGACATCGTGGCGTCGACGGCGCACTATCTCAAGGAGCTCTGGCCGGACGAGCTCGACGACGTCGTCTTCCGCGTGGCGGGACTCCCCCAGCGGGCCCCCGAGAGCTCCTTCGAGCGCTTCCGGGTCGACAAGTCCAAGCGGGTCGTGACGTTCTACCGGCTGCCCATCGAGCGCCTCACCCGCACCCCGGAGTCGCGTCAGCAGGGCGACGCCGAGTGGCAGCACCGCGCCCTCGTCGAGGGCTACGTCTTCCGCGCCGTCGGCGACCTTCTCGGCAAGGATCCCTGGGAGCTGGCTCCCGACCGCTACCGCTGA
- a CDS encoding DUF5719 family protein yields the protein MTRRTIVRTGVRLAVGVVALAVGAGVVAAATALPIPRLEDRPAARVVTPVALDQQRVCEGSLLRLSGDTGASATSLSAVGSTATVTGAGSGDRAVRTPLTGADGSPSSPLLVTAPADGTRIPLVAGSQSQDVQESDLSGFAAAPCQEPTNSTWLVGGSTQTGRTTLISLVNPTDVNSTVDLSVWAENGAVQGPGLQGIVVAPRSQKVVPLSGFATDLASPVVHVTSRGGQIVSSLQVSVVRTLQAGGADLVSASAAPARRVTVPGVVVRDTDRVAAAAGQDGFADLAPVVRVFVPGEANAQLSIQLSTTSGTGATFTVSAEGGQVTDLPLDDLAAADYTATIDSNVPVVAGVRTSSVATDSSTDLAWTGGAPALSGTTMFTAATGPAGLLTVTNPTNRAIEATYRLAAGPGYRAVTTKLAVPANASVSSPLRARGVYTLSSADGLRAAVSYEESGAIAAYPLFSPTAVSSPVTVYP from the coding sequence ATGACTAGGCGAACCATCGTCCGAACCGGTGTCCGCCTCGCGGTCGGCGTCGTCGCCCTGGCCGTCGGGGCCGGCGTCGTGGCGGCCGCCACGGCCCTTCCGATCCCTCGCCTGGAGGACCGTCCCGCCGCGCGGGTCGTGACTCCCGTGGCTCTCGACCAGCAGCGCGTCTGCGAGGGCTCCCTCCTCCGCCTCTCCGGCGACACCGGGGCCTCGGCGACCAGCCTCTCCGCGGTCGGCTCGACCGCGACCGTGACCGGGGCCGGAAGCGGCGACCGCGCGGTGCGGACCCCTCTGACCGGCGCGGACGGCAGCCCGTCCTCGCCGCTGCTCGTCACGGCTCCGGCGGACGGCACGAGGATCCCGCTCGTCGCGGGGTCCCAGAGCCAGGACGTTCAGGAGAGCGACCTCAGCGGCTTCGCCGCGGCGCCCTGCCAGGAACCGACGAACTCGACCTGGCTCGTCGGCGGTTCCACCCAGACCGGCCGCACGACTCTCATCAGCCTCGTCAACCCGACCGACGTCAACTCGACGGTCGACCTGTCCGTCTGGGCCGAGAACGGCGCCGTCCAAGGGCCGGGGCTCCAGGGGATCGTCGTCGCTCCGAGGAGCCAGAAGGTCGTGCCGCTGTCCGGATTCGCGACCGACCTGGCCTCGCCGGTCGTCCACGTGACCAGTCGCGGCGGACAGATCGTCTCGAGCCTCCAGGTGAGCGTGGTCCGCACGCTGCAGGCCGGAGGTGCCGACCTCGTCAGCGCGTCCGCCGCCCCCGCGAGGCGCGTGACCGTTCCCGGCGTCGTCGTCCGGGACACCGACCGGGTCGCCGCGGCCGCGGGCCAGGACGGTTTCGCCGACCTCGCTCCCGTCGTCCGTGTCTTCGTCCCGGGCGAGGCCAACGCGCAGCTGTCCATCCAGCTCAGCACGACCTCCGGCACCGGGGCGACCTTCACGGTGTCGGCCGAGGGCGGCCAGGTCACCGACCTCCCGCTCGACGACCTCGCCGCGGCCGACTACACGGCGACGATCGACTCGAACGTGCCCGTGGTCGCGGGGGTCCGCACCTCGAGCGTGGCGACCGACTCCTCGACGGATCTCGCCTGGACGGGCGGCGCCCCCGCACTGAGCGGGACGACGATGTTCACGGCGGCGACGGGGCCGGCGGGGCTCCTGACGGTCACGAACCCCACGAATCGGGCGATCGAGGCGACCTACCGGCTCGCAGCGGGCCCCGGGTACAGGGCCGTCACGACGAAGCTGGCCGTACCGGCGAACGCGAGCGTCTCGTCGCCGCTCCGGGCGCGCGGCGTCTACACGCTGTCGAGCGCGGACGGGCTCCGCGCCGCGGTGAGCTATGAGGAGTCGGGGGCGATCGCCGCCTACCCGCTGTTCTCGCCGACCGCCGTGTCGTCGCCGGTCACCGTCTACCCCTAG
- a CDS encoding glycosyltransferase: MQPRVTAILVAPGGATTLDRTLEGLSRQSRPPESLIVVDIGGPGSDAGRLSLSGAAQLTSAPRGTTLGAAVTHGLRVAGPGADSDDDWIWILGDDNAPEDTALQELMATVEVAPSVAVAGPKLMRWDERGVIAEFGETMTRFGASLALVTGELDQAQHDVQADVLGVAAGGMLVRRRVWELLGGFDPGLPHIDASLDFSVRARLAGHRVVRVPSARVLSQGSPEDFGRAEGGHARRSRLRRDAQLHRRLVYAPAAALPFHWLSLVPLAFLRSVWHLLAKNPGAVVGEIRTAFRTAFGSSGITAARTSLRRTKKLGWGAIRPLRADWAQLRERRVNERDAQLAEVEDAAVPKASYVGSGGLWVTLLAAIVGVVAFFPLLGKSAVTGGGLLPLSTTFGALWHSVGYGWHEIGTGYVGPSDPFALVVAVLGTFTFWAPSLAVVVFFFLALPLSALGSWLVVRRFTERTWIPALGSLVYAVSPPGLAALQTGHLGAAITHATLPFLVLALLASHRSWSAGATSSILFAVVAASTPSLLPALVLGWLAAIALRPRGAHRMLAVPLPAIALFVPIALAQAARGTWWAIFADPGVPTRNVPASPLQLALGSPETGLNGWTALVAPLGLTGSTMAVLVVVAMLPLGLLAAASVFLPSRGRAVAALAAALVGYVTAVAATHVQLTGVGNSTTAIWAGSGLSLYFLGLVVAASVTLDRVPRFTPPLGFLFALLGVAASVPLIVATLVGVAPIGASSGRILSAYVTAEAVAQPDVGTLVLSPQPDGSLAVSLQRGQGESLDDQSTLDSTQQQLSSTTSDLTVLAGNLVSRSGYDPKKTLAELGIGFVLLGRTSDDGPADDLRQRASQSLDGNALLQPVGSTSSGLLWRYTDATVRTVATPADGPLRPIVLATWALVFGSALLLAIPTTPRRRRARPGVPEAEQPATTFDEERDD, translated from the coding sequence ATGCAGCCGAGAGTCACAGCGATCCTCGTCGCCCCGGGTGGGGCGACCACACTCGACAGAACCCTCGAGGGTCTGTCGCGACAGTCGCGTCCGCCGGAGTCGCTCATCGTCGTCGACATCGGCGGTCCGGGTTCCGACGCCGGACGCCTCTCCCTCAGCGGGGCCGCGCAGCTCACGAGCGCACCGCGCGGGACGACCCTCGGAGCGGCCGTCACCCACGGCCTCCGGGTCGCCGGGCCGGGCGCCGATTCCGACGACGACTGGATCTGGATCCTCGGCGACGACAACGCGCCGGAGGACACCGCGCTCCAGGAGCTCATGGCGACGGTGGAGGTCGCCCCCTCGGTCGCCGTCGCCGGCCCCAAGCTCATGCGGTGGGACGAACGCGGCGTCATCGCGGAGTTCGGCGAGACGATGACGCGCTTCGGCGCCTCGCTCGCCCTCGTCACCGGGGAGCTCGACCAGGCCCAGCACGACGTGCAGGCCGACGTCCTCGGAGTCGCCGCGGGCGGCATGCTCGTCCGGCGTCGCGTCTGGGAGCTGCTCGGCGGCTTCGACCCCGGTCTGCCGCACATCGACGCGTCGCTCGACTTCTCCGTCCGGGCCCGCCTGGCGGGGCACCGCGTCGTCCGTGTCCCCTCGGCCCGCGTGCTCTCCCAGGGCTCTCCCGAGGACTTCGGTCGCGCCGAGGGTGGGCACGCCCGGCGCTCTCGCCTGCGCCGCGACGCCCAACTCCATCGACGGCTCGTCTACGCCCCGGCGGCTGCGCTCCCGTTCCACTGGCTGAGCCTCGTCCCGCTCGCGTTCCTACGGTCGGTCTGGCACCTCCTGGCCAAGAACCCCGGCGCGGTCGTCGGCGAGATCCGCACCGCGTTCCGGACCGCCTTCGGGTCGAGCGGCATCACCGCGGCCCGCACCTCGCTCCGGCGCACGAAGAAGCTCGGCTGGGGTGCGATCCGACCGCTGCGGGCCGACTGGGCGCAGCTCCGCGAGCGGCGCGTCAACGAGCGCGACGCCCAGCTGGCCGAGGTCGAGGACGCCGCGGTGCCCAAGGCGAGCTACGTCGGCTCGGGCGGTCTGTGGGTCACGCTGCTGGCGGCGATCGTGGGCGTGGTGGCGTTCTTCCCGCTGCTCGGCAAGAGCGCGGTCACGGGGGGCGGGCTCCTGCCGCTCTCGACGACGTTCGGCGCCCTGTGGCACTCGGTCGGCTACGGCTGGCACGAGATCGGGACCGGCTACGTGGGGCCCTCCGACCCCTTCGCCCTGGTGGTGGCGGTGCTCGGGACCTTCACGTTCTGGGCGCCCTCCCTCGCCGTGGTCGTCTTCTTCTTCCTCGCCCTGCCCCTGTCGGCGCTCGGATCGTGGCTGGTCGTGCGCCGGTTCACGGAGCGCACCTGGATCCCGGCGCTCGGCTCGCTCGTCTACGCCGTCTCCCCGCCGGGGCTCGCCGCGCTGCAGACCGGCCACCTCGGGGCGGCGATCACGCACGCCACCCTCCCCTTCCTCGTGCTCGCGCTGCTCGCGTCGCACCGGTCCTGGTCGGCAGGAGCCACGTCGTCGATCCTCTTCGCCGTCGTCGCGGCCTCCACCCCGTCCCTGCTGCCCGCGCTCGTGCTCGGCTGGCTGGCGGCCATCGCACTCCGGCCCCGCGGCGCCCACCGGATGCTCGCGGTGCCGCTGCCCGCGATCGCGCTCTTCGTGCCGATCGCGCTCGCCCAGGCGGCACGCGGCACGTGGTGGGCGATCTTCGCGGACCCCGGCGTCCCCACCCGGAACGTCCCGGCCTCGCCCCTCCAGCTCGCCCTCGGCTCGCCCGAGACGGGCCTCAACGGCTGGACCGCCCTCGTGGCGCCGCTCGGGCTGACGGGGTCGACGATGGCCGTCCTCGTCGTCGTCGCGATGCTCCCGCTCGGCCTCCTCGCGGCCGCCTCGGTCTTCCTGCCGTCCCGGGGGCGCGCCGTCGCGGCTCTCGCCGCCGCCCTTGTCGGCTACGTCACGGCGGTCGCCGCGACCCACGTGCAGCTCACCGGCGTCGGCAACTCGACGACCGCCATCTGGGCCGGGAGCGGCCTCAGCCTCTACTTCCTCGGGCTCGTCGTGGCGGCCTCGGTCACGCTCGACCGGGTGCCCCGGTTCACGCCGCCGCTCGGCTTCCTGTTCGCCCTCCTGGGCGTCGCGGCCTCCGTCCCGCTCATCGTGGCGACCCTCGTCGGGGTCGCCCCCATCGGCGCCTCGAGCGGCAGGATCCTCAGCGCCTACGTCACGGCGGAGGCCGTGGCCCAACCCGACGTGGGCACCCTCGTGCTCTCGCCGCAGCCCGACGGCTCGCTCGCGGTGTCGCTCCAGCGCGGCCAGGGCGAGAGCCTCGACGACCAGTCGACGCTCGACTCGACGCAGCAGCAGCTGTCGTCGACGACCAGCGACCTCACGGTCCTCGCCGGCAACCTCGTGAGCCGGAGCGGCTACGACCCGAAGAAGACGCTCGCAGAGCTCGGCATCGGCTTCGTCCTGCTCGGCCGCACGAGCGACGACGGCCCGGCCGACGACCTCCGCCAGCGGGCCTCGCAGTCCCTCGACGGCAACGCGCTGCTCCAGCCCGTCGGGTCGACGTCGAGCGGTCTGCTGTGGCGCTACACCGACGCGACCGTGCGGACGGTCGCGACCCCGGCGGACGGACCGCTCCGGCCGATCGTGCTCGCGACCTGGGCGCTCGTCTTCGGCTCGGCGCTCCTGCTGGCCATCCCCACGACGCCCCGGCGCCGCCGCGCCCGACCGGGCGTCCCCGAGGCGGAACAGCCCGCCACGACCTTCGACGAGGAGCGAGATGACTAG
- a CDS encoding WhiB family transcriptional regulator, giving the protein MAINDQGDIQDRGALLEAAGGDGVLRHLGAGVPDDWHVDPVLLGVPGVRRQTDEDNQLAWQADSLCAQTDPEAFFPEKGGSTRDAKKICASCDVRAQCLEYALQNDERFGIWGGLSERERRKIRRRA; this is encoded by the coding sequence ATGGCCATCAACGACCAGGGCGATATCCAAGACCGCGGAGCTCTGCTCGAGGCAGCCGGGGGCGACGGTGTCCTCCGCCACCTGGGCGCGGGTGTCCCCGACGACTGGCACGTCGACCCCGTGCTCCTCGGGGTTCCGGGTGTCCGTCGTCAGACCGACGAGGACAACCAGCTGGCCTGGCAGGCCGACTCGCTCTGCGCGCAGACGGATCCCGAGGCGTTCTTCCCCGAGAAGGGCGGCTCGACCCGCGACGCGAAGAAGATCTGCGCCTCCTGCGACGTCCGGGCCCAGTGCCTCGAGTACGCCCTGCAGAACGACGAGCGATTCGGCATCTGGGGCGGTCTCTCCGAGCGCGAGCGCCGCAAGATCCGCCGTCGCGCCTGA
- the galE gene encoding UDP-glucose 4-epimerase GalE encodes MAWLVTGGAGYIGSHVVRALAAEGLDPVVLDDLSSGLEEFVPAEVPFVRGSILDGEVLVDTIDRHGITGVVHVAGYKYAGVSVQRPLHTYEQNVTGTSRLLAAMADRSVDRIVFSSSAAVYGVPPTDTVTESTPKAPESPYGESKLIGEWLLRDQAVAVGLRHTSLRYFNVVGSGEQNLYDASPHNLFPLVFQALLEGRTPSINGDDYDTPDGTCVRDYVHVADLAVSHAAAAKRLDAGETLESAYNLGSGDGVSVREIMTAMAEATGIPFEPVVAPRRPGDPDRIVAEGALAARDLDWKMRHTLLEMVSSAWEARRAAA; translated from the coding sequence ATGGCTTGGTTGGTCACCGGCGGCGCCGGGTACATCGGTTCACACGTGGTTCGCGCACTGGCTGCGGAGGGGCTCGACCCGGTCGTCCTCGACGACCTCTCCAGCGGGCTCGAGGAGTTCGTCCCGGCCGAGGTTCCGTTCGTCCGGGGGTCGATCCTCGACGGCGAGGTGCTGGTCGACACGATCGATCGGCACGGCATCACGGGCGTCGTCCATGTCGCGGGCTACAAGTACGCCGGCGTGTCGGTGCAGCGGCCCCTGCACACCTACGAGCAGAACGTGACCGGCACCTCCCGGCTCCTGGCGGCGATGGCCGACCGCTCGGTCGATCGCATCGTGTTCTCGTCGAGCGCCGCGGTCTACGGCGTCCCCCCGACCGACACCGTCACGGAGTCGACGCCCAAGGCTCCCGAGTCGCCCTACGGCGAGTCGAAGCTGATCGGGGAGTGGCTCCTCCGCGACCAGGCCGTCGCCGTCGGGCTCCGGCACACGAGCCTGCGCTACTTCAACGTGGTCGGCTCCGGCGAGCAGAACCTCTACGACGCCAGCCCGCACAACCTCTTCCCGCTCGTCTTCCAGGCCCTGCTCGAGGGCCGGACCCCCTCGATCAACGGAGACGACTACGACACGCCGGACGGCACCTGCGTCCGCGACTACGTGCACGTCGCCGACCTGGCCGTCTCGCACGCGGCGGCGGCCAAGCGCCTCGACGCGGGCGAGACCCTCGAGAGTGCCTACAACCTCGGCTCCGGCGACGGCGTCTCCGTCCGCGAGATCATGACGGCCATGGCCGAGGCGACCGGGATCCCGTTCGAGCCCGTGGTCGCTCCCCGCCGTCCCGGCGACCCCGATCGCATCGTGGCGGAGGGCGCCCTGGCGGCACGCGACCTCGACTGGAAGATGCGCCACACCCTCCTCGAGATGGTCTCGAGCGCCTGGGAGGCGCGTCGCGCCGCAGCGTGA